A stretch of Gopherus evgoodei ecotype Sinaloan lineage chromosome 12, rGopEvg1_v1.p, whole genome shotgun sequence DNA encodes these proteins:
- the GOT2 gene encoding aspartate aminotransferase, mitochondrial isoform X3 produces the protein MGPPDPILGVTEAFKRDTNAKKMNLGVGAYRDDNGKPYVLNSVRKAEAQIAAKKMDKEYLPIAGLAEFNKASAELALGDTNEVIKSGRYVTVQTISGTGSLRVGANFLQRFFKYSRDVYLPKPSWGNHTPIFRDAGMQLHAYRYYDPKTCGFDFAGALDDISKIPEQSVILFHACAHNPTGVDPRPEQWKELAAVVKKRNLFAFFDMAYQGFASGDINRDSWAVRHFIEQGINVVLSQSYAKNMGLYGERVGAFSVICKDVDEAKRVESQLKILIRPMYSNPPINGARIASIILTSPDLRKEWLEEVKGMADRIIDMRNQLVANLKKEGSSHNWQHITDQIGMFCYTGLKPEQVERLTKEFSIYMTKDGRISVAGVTSGNVGYLARAIHQVSK, from the exons ATGGGACCCCCTGATCCTATTTTGGGGGTGACTGAAGCCTTTAAACGAGACACCAACGCTAAGAAGATGAACCTGGGTGTTGGGGCATACCGGGACGATAACGGGAAGCCGTATGTCCTGAACAGCGTCCGCAAA GCGGAGGCCCAGATAGCTGCTAAGAAGATGGACAAGGAGTACTTACCCATTGCAGGGCTGGCGGAGTTCAATAAGGCATCAGCTGAGCTGGCACTGGGTGACACCAATGAGGTTATCAAGAGTGGCCGG TATGTCACTGTGCAGACCATTTCCGGGACTGGTTCTCTAAGAGTTGGAGCCAATTTCTTG CAACGATTTTTCAAGTACAGCCGTGACGTGTACCTGCCCAAACCATCCTGGGGCAACCACACCCCCATTTTCAGGGATGCTGGCATGCAGCTGCATGCCTATCGCTACTATGATCCCAAGACCTGCGGCTTTGACTTTGCTGGAGCCTTGGATGACATTTCT AAAATTCCCGAGCAGAGCGTCATTCTCTTCCATGCCTGTGCTCACAACCCCACTGGTGTGGACCCCCGACCAGAGCAATGGAAGGAGCTGGCTGCTGTGGTGAAG AAGAGGAATCTCTTCGCATTCTTTGACATGGCGTACCAGGGCTTTGCCAGCGGGGACATAAACCGGGACTCCTGGGCTGTGCGTCATTTTATTGAGCAAGGCATTAATGTTGTTCTGTCTCAGTCCTATGCCAAGAACATGGGCCTCTACG GGGAGCGTGTGGGTGCCTTCTCAGTGATCTGCAAGGATGTGGATGAGGCCAAGAGGGTGGAATCCCAGCTGAAGATCCTGATCCGCCCCATGTATTCAAATCCACCCATCAATGGAGCTCGTATTGCCTCCATCATCCTGACGAGTCCTGACCTGCGGAAGGAATG GCTGGAAGAAGTGAAGGGGATGGCTGACCGGATCATTGACATGCGCAACCAGCTGGTGGCCAACCTCAAGAAAGAAGGCTCCTCCCACAACTGGCAACACATCACAGACCAGATTGGCATGTTCTGTTACACGGGGCTGAAACCTGAACAG GTGGAGCGACTAACCAAAGAGTTCTCCATATACATGACAAAAGATGGCCGGATCTCCGTGGCAGGGGTCACATCTGGTAACGTGGGTTACCTTGCTCGTGCAATACACCAAGTCAGCAAGTAA
- the GOT2 gene encoding aspartate aminotransferase, mitochondrial isoform X1: MALLQPARLLLSAAAQRHLCLAPGAARASSWWSHVEMGPPDPILGVTEAFKRDTNAKKMNLGVGAYRDDNGKPYVLNSVRKAEAQIAAKKMDKEYLPIAGLAEFNKASAELALGDTNEVIKSGRYVTVQTISGTGSLRVGANFLQRFFKYSRDVYLPKPSWGNHTPIFRDAGMQLHAYRYYDPKTCGFDFAGALDDISKIPEQSVILFHACAHNPTGVDPRPEQWKELAAVVKKRNLFAFFDMAYQGFASGDINRDSWAVRHFIEQGINVVLSQSYAKNMGLYGERVGAFSVICKDVDEAKRVESQLKILIRPMYSNPPINGARIASIILTSPDLRKEWLEEVKGMADRIIDMRNQLVANLKKEGSSHNWQHITDQIGMFCYTGLKPEQVERLTKEFSIYMTKDGRISVAGVTSGNVGYLARAIHQVSK, from the exons CTCCTGGTGGTCTCATGTGGAGATGGGACCCCCTGATCCTATTTTGGGGGTGACTGAAGCCTTTAAACGAGACACCAACGCTAAGAAGATGAACCTGGGTGTTGGGGCATACCGGGACGATAACGGGAAGCCGTATGTCCTGAACAGCGTCCGCAAA GCGGAGGCCCAGATAGCTGCTAAGAAGATGGACAAGGAGTACTTACCCATTGCAGGGCTGGCGGAGTTCAATAAGGCATCAGCTGAGCTGGCACTGGGTGACACCAATGAGGTTATCAAGAGTGGCCGG TATGTCACTGTGCAGACCATTTCCGGGACTGGTTCTCTAAGAGTTGGAGCCAATTTCTTG CAACGATTTTTCAAGTACAGCCGTGACGTGTACCTGCCCAAACCATCCTGGGGCAACCACACCCCCATTTTCAGGGATGCTGGCATGCAGCTGCATGCCTATCGCTACTATGATCCCAAGACCTGCGGCTTTGACTTTGCTGGAGCCTTGGATGACATTTCT AAAATTCCCGAGCAGAGCGTCATTCTCTTCCATGCCTGTGCTCACAACCCCACTGGTGTGGACCCCCGACCAGAGCAATGGAAGGAGCTGGCTGCTGTGGTGAAG AAGAGGAATCTCTTCGCATTCTTTGACATGGCGTACCAGGGCTTTGCCAGCGGGGACATAAACCGGGACTCCTGGGCTGTGCGTCATTTTATTGAGCAAGGCATTAATGTTGTTCTGTCTCAGTCCTATGCCAAGAACATGGGCCTCTACG GGGAGCGTGTGGGTGCCTTCTCAGTGATCTGCAAGGATGTGGATGAGGCCAAGAGGGTGGAATCCCAGCTGAAGATCCTGATCCGCCCCATGTATTCAAATCCACCCATCAATGGAGCTCGTATTGCCTCCATCATCCTGACGAGTCCTGACCTGCGGAAGGAATG GCTGGAAGAAGTGAAGGGGATGGCTGACCGGATCATTGACATGCGCAACCAGCTGGTGGCCAACCTCAAGAAAGAAGGCTCCTCCCACAACTGGCAACACATCACAGACCAGATTGGCATGTTCTGTTACACGGGGCTGAAACCTGAACAG GTGGAGCGACTAACCAAAGAGTTCTCCATATACATGACAAAAGATGGCCGGATCTCCGTGGCAGGGGTCACATCTGGTAACGTGGGTTACCTTGCTCGTGCAATACACCAAGTCAGCAAGTAA
- the GOT2 gene encoding aspartate aminotransferase, mitochondrial isoform X2 translates to MNSSGSVAERLVVATGEQWQLSSSWWSHVEMGPPDPILGVTEAFKRDTNAKKMNLGVGAYRDDNGKPYVLNSVRKAEAQIAAKKMDKEYLPIAGLAEFNKASAELALGDTNEVIKSGRYVTVQTISGTGSLRVGANFLQRFFKYSRDVYLPKPSWGNHTPIFRDAGMQLHAYRYYDPKTCGFDFAGALDDISKIPEQSVILFHACAHNPTGVDPRPEQWKELAAVVKKRNLFAFFDMAYQGFASGDINRDSWAVRHFIEQGINVVLSQSYAKNMGLYGERVGAFSVICKDVDEAKRVESQLKILIRPMYSNPPINGARIASIILTSPDLRKEWLEEVKGMADRIIDMRNQLVANLKKEGSSHNWQHITDQIGMFCYTGLKPEQVERLTKEFSIYMTKDGRISVAGVTSGNVGYLARAIHQVSK, encoded by the exons CTCCTGGTGGTCTCATGTGGAGATGGGACCCCCTGATCCTATTTTGGGGGTGACTGAAGCCTTTAAACGAGACACCAACGCTAAGAAGATGAACCTGGGTGTTGGGGCATACCGGGACGATAACGGGAAGCCGTATGTCCTGAACAGCGTCCGCAAA GCGGAGGCCCAGATAGCTGCTAAGAAGATGGACAAGGAGTACTTACCCATTGCAGGGCTGGCGGAGTTCAATAAGGCATCAGCTGAGCTGGCACTGGGTGACACCAATGAGGTTATCAAGAGTGGCCGG TATGTCACTGTGCAGACCATTTCCGGGACTGGTTCTCTAAGAGTTGGAGCCAATTTCTTG CAACGATTTTTCAAGTACAGCCGTGACGTGTACCTGCCCAAACCATCCTGGGGCAACCACACCCCCATTTTCAGGGATGCTGGCATGCAGCTGCATGCCTATCGCTACTATGATCCCAAGACCTGCGGCTTTGACTTTGCTGGAGCCTTGGATGACATTTCT AAAATTCCCGAGCAGAGCGTCATTCTCTTCCATGCCTGTGCTCACAACCCCACTGGTGTGGACCCCCGACCAGAGCAATGGAAGGAGCTGGCTGCTGTGGTGAAG AAGAGGAATCTCTTCGCATTCTTTGACATGGCGTACCAGGGCTTTGCCAGCGGGGACATAAACCGGGACTCCTGGGCTGTGCGTCATTTTATTGAGCAAGGCATTAATGTTGTTCTGTCTCAGTCCTATGCCAAGAACATGGGCCTCTACG GGGAGCGTGTGGGTGCCTTCTCAGTGATCTGCAAGGATGTGGATGAGGCCAAGAGGGTGGAATCCCAGCTGAAGATCCTGATCCGCCCCATGTATTCAAATCCACCCATCAATGGAGCTCGTATTGCCTCCATCATCCTGACGAGTCCTGACCTGCGGAAGGAATG GCTGGAAGAAGTGAAGGGGATGGCTGACCGGATCATTGACATGCGCAACCAGCTGGTGGCCAACCTCAAGAAAGAAGGCTCCTCCCACAACTGGCAACACATCACAGACCAGATTGGCATGTTCTGTTACACGGGGCTGAAACCTGAACAG GTGGAGCGACTAACCAAAGAGTTCTCCATATACATGACAAAAGATGGCCGGATCTCCGTGGCAGGGGTCACATCTGGTAACGTGGGTTACCTTGCTCGTGCAATACACCAAGTCAGCAAGTAA